In a genomic window of Nostoc sp. UHCC 0870:
- a CDS encoding RNA-guided endonuclease InsQ/TnpB family protein, giving the protein MLTLTYEYKAIPTDEQVEKIEHTLNVCRQVWNFALRERKDWLNSRKCPVNACSIISEYIISADQPYPNYYEQANALTRAKNEFPELGTVHSQVLQQVLRKLETAFVDMKRKGMGFPRFKNRYRMRSFVYPQLGKGEVLKGNQIKLPQLGWVEYVKSREIPDSFKVKQVRVVRKASGYFLMFTLECNVDVPNPVAFGNPRGIDLGLDKFAATSDGELIERPRFLQTLHRKLKLLQRRLKKKHKGSNNRHKLNRKIARLHQRISDTRKDWHFKLAHKLCDDAGMIFVEDIDFRVWAKGMFCKHTLDAGFGQFVSILQWVCWKRGVYFAKVDKDYTSQVCPQCDTHTGKKELGDRIHSCPECGYTTHRDVAAAQVIRNRGVNALGRSVDQIACGDGLTGTSNSLVKSQPSRKKGGERWLLYGNAKGE; this is encoded by the coding sequence GTGTTAACTCTGACTTACGAGTACAAAGCCATACCAACGGATGAGCAAGTCGAGAAGATTGAACATACTCTTAATGTGTGTCGCCAGGTCTGGAACTTTGCTCTACGTGAACGCAAGGACTGGCTTAATTCTCGCAAGTGTCCGGTTAACGCCTGCTCAATTATCTCCGAATACATCATCTCAGCAGACCAACCCTACCCCAACTACTATGAGCAAGCAAATGCTTTGACTCGCGCTAAAAATGAATTTCCAGAGTTAGGAACAGTCCACTCCCAAGTATTGCAGCAAGTTCTACGCAAGCTAGAAACGGCTTTTGTGGACATGAAACGCAAGGGTATGGGGTTTCCTAGATTCAAGAATCGTTATAGAATGCGGTCTTTTGTATATCCACAACTAGGAAAGGGGGAAGTTCTTAAAGGTAATCAAATTAAGTTACCGCAACTGGGATGGGTGGAGTATGTGAAGTCACGAGAAATCCCTGACAGTTTTAAAGTTAAACAAGTTAGGGTAGTTCGCAAAGCATCAGGATATTTCTTGATGTTTACTCTGGAATGTAATGTTGATGTTCCTAATCCTGTTGCTTTTGGTAATCCCAGAGGTATTGATTTAGGTTTAGATAAATTTGCAGCTACTTCCGATGGTGAATTGATTGAACGCCCTCGATTTCTTCAAACCTTACACCGCAAGCTGAAATTGCTACAACGTAGACTGAAGAAAAAACACAAAGGGTCTAACAATCGTCACAAATTAAATCGAAAAATTGCCAGGTTACATCAACGCATTTCTGATACTCGCAAAGATTGGCACTTTAAGTTAGCGCATAAACTTTGCGACGATGCAGGAATGATTTTTGTGGAGGATATTGATTTCCGTGTGTGGGCAAAAGGAATGTTCTGCAAGCATACTCTTGATGCAGGATTTGGGCAGTTTGTCTCAATCTTGCAATGGGTATGTTGGAAGCGAGGAGTTTACTTTGCAAAAGTTGACAAGGATTACACCTCTCAGGTTTGCCCTCAATGCGATACCCACACCGGGAAGAAAGAATTAGGGGACAGGATACATTCTTGTCCTGAATGCGGCTACACAACACATAGAGATGTAGCCGCCGCACAAGTGATCCGTAACAGAGGGGTCAACGCGCTGGGACGCAGTGTGGATCAAATTGCCTGTGGAGACGGTCTGACGGGGACTAGCAACAGTCTAGTCAAGAGTCAACCAAGCAGGAAGAAGGGTGGAGAGCGATGGCTACTCTACGGGAACGCCAAAGGCGAATAG
- a CDS encoding allophycocyanin subunit alpha-B codes for MTVISQVILKADDELRYPSSGELKSIKEFLQTGEQRTRIAATLAENEKKIVQEATKKLWQKRPDFIAPGGNAYGEKQRALCIRDYGWYLRLITYGVLAGDKEPIESIGLIGVREMYNSLGVPVPGMVEAINCLKTASLDLLSAEDGAAAAPYFDYIIQAMS; via the coding sequence ATGACTGTAATTAGCCAAGTTATTCTCAAAGCCGACGACGAACTGCGCTATCCCAGCAGTGGCGAACTCAAGAGCATTAAAGAGTTCTTACAAACCGGCGAACAAAGAACACGCATTGCTGCTACCTTAGCGGAAAACGAAAAAAAGATAGTTCAGGAAGCCACCAAAAAACTTTGGCAGAAGCGTCCTGATTTTATCGCACCTGGCGGTAACGCTTACGGCGAAAAACAGCGTGCTTTGTGCATCCGTGACTATGGCTGGTATTTACGCCTAATTACCTATGGTGTACTTGCTGGCGACAAAGAACCAATTGAAAGCATTGGTTTAATTGGAGTGCGGGAAATGTACAACTCCCTGGGTGTTCCTGTTCCTGGGATGGTAGAAGCCATCAATTGTTTGAAAACAGCATCTTTAGACTTACTTAGTGCAGAAGATGGTGCTGCTGCTGCACCTTACTTCGATTACATCATTCAAGCGATGTCATAG
- the rlmD gene encoding 23S rRNA (uracil(1939)-C(5))-methyltransferase RlmD encodes MTNSIWQQGGLIEITIADLSDTGDGVGRFEERVVFVPDTVPGDRALVRLVHVKPKYAHGKVKELLQPSPHRIRPSCIVADKCGGCQWQHIDYEYQLVAKRHQVIQALQRIGGFTTPTVDPVLVADSPLGYRNKATYPLDISPTGQVQAGYYQKGSHQLVNLNQCPVQDVRLNPLLAEIKQDIQKQGWSIYDETRHQGQIRHLSLRIGRRTGEMLLTLVVKDEDLPGITKQAEAWLKRYPLLVGVSLNYNPGRTNAIFGKETRCIAGVSYMREIFAGLEFQVRPDTFFQVSTETAEALLEVIQSELKLQGDEVLVDAYCGIGTLTLPLAKQVRQTIGLEIQPEAVEQAIANADRNAIHNVTFQVGAVERLLPNMGIIPNVVILDPPRKGCDRAVIESLLLSKPPRIVYVSCKVATLARDLKLLCENGLYTIQRIQPADFFPQTSHVEAAAFLVLSHFDKDN; translated from the coding sequence ATGACTAATTCTATTTGGCAACAGGGTGGATTAATAGAGATCACGATCGCAGATTTGAGCGATACAGGCGACGGTGTAGGGCGTTTTGAGGAACGGGTGGTGTTTGTGCCGGATACTGTCCCAGGCGATCGCGCTCTGGTACGCTTGGTACACGTCAAACCTAAATACGCTCACGGCAAAGTTAAAGAATTATTACAACCCTCTCCTCATCGCATTCGGCCTAGCTGCATTGTGGCTGATAAGTGTGGCGGTTGTCAGTGGCAACATATTGATTATGAATATCAACTCGTTGCTAAACGTCATCAAGTTATCCAAGCTTTACAACGTATCGGTGGTTTTACTACACCAACGGTAGATCCCGTATTAGTGGCAGATTCGCCTTTGGGTTATCGTAACAAAGCTACCTATCCTCTAGATATCTCTCCCACAGGTCAAGTACAAGCTGGTTATTACCAAAAAGGTAGCCACCAATTAGTTAACTTAAATCAATGTCCCGTCCAAGATGTACGCTTAAATCCTTTACTGGCGGAAATTAAGCAAGACATCCAAAAACAAGGCTGGTCAATTTACGATGAAACTCGCCATCAAGGACAAATTCGCCATTTGAGTTTACGCATTGGCCGGCGTACAGGTGAAATGTTGTTAACGTTGGTGGTCAAAGATGAAGATTTACCAGGAATTACTAAGCAAGCAGAAGCATGGCTGAAGCGATATCCCCTGTTAGTTGGGGTGTCCTTAAATTACAATCCCGGACGCACAAATGCCATTTTTGGGAAAGAAACTCGCTGCATAGCCGGAGTTTCTTATATGCGAGAAATCTTTGCAGGACTAGAATTTCAAGTCCGTCCCGATACATTTTTCCAAGTTTCTACGGAAACAGCCGAAGCTCTATTAGAAGTTATTCAGTCAGAATTAAAATTGCAAGGTGATGAGGTGCTAGTGGATGCTTATTGTGGTATTGGAACTTTAACTTTACCCTTAGCCAAACAGGTACGCCAAACAATAGGTTTAGAAATACAACCAGAAGCAGTAGAACAGGCGATCGCCAATGCCGATCGCAATGCTATACATAATGTCACATTTCAAGTGGGCGCAGTTGAGAGATTACTGCCGAATATGGGAATAATACCGAATGTAGTCATACTAGATCCGCCACGTAAGGGATGCGATCGCGCTGTCATCGAATCTTTATTATTGTCGAAACCCCCGCGCATCGTTTACGTCAGCTGTAAAGTAGCTACCCTCGCTCGTGACCTTAAATTACTCTGTGAAAATGGTTTGTATACTATTCAACGCATCCAACCCGCCGATTTTTTCCCACAAACATCTCATGTGGAAGCTGCTGCTTTCCTTGTATTATCACACTTTGACAAGGATAATTAG
- a CDS encoding ATP-binding protein yields MITISLRPVGRYWGTLSFASTLYLCPILDLLLAEIPSRLQAELRLGLQEALVNAAKHGNNLDPSKKVVVRFSLIDNQYWWVISDQGQGFHPTTTDNEDPTDYLPSDESENGRGMCLLHQIFDQVEWNRKGTELRLCKQMENRPRLSLRR; encoded by the coding sequence GTGATTACCATTTCCCTTCGTCCAGTTGGACGTTATTGGGGCACACTTAGTTTCGCCTCAACGCTTTACCTTTGTCCTATTTTAGATTTACTGCTGGCGGAAATACCCTCCAGATTACAAGCCGAACTGCGGCTAGGACTCCAAGAAGCCCTAGTTAATGCAGCTAAACATGGCAATAATCTTGATCCTAGTAAAAAAGTTGTAGTCCGGTTTTCTCTAATAGATAATCAGTATTGGTGGGTGATATCAGACCAAGGCCAAGGCTTTCATCCCACGACTACCGACAATGAAGACCCAACAGATTATTTACCATCTGATGAGTCAGAAAATGGCAGAGGTATGTGTCTCCTACACCAAATTTTTGATCAAGTAGAGTGGAATCGCAAAGGTACAGAATTAAGACTATGTAAACAAATGGAAAACCGCCCCCGTCTGTCTTTGAGGCGGTAA
- a CDS encoding DUF6439 family protein gives MLSKTNQINEFSELELAQALMERLSISPNDWHRLKSNRNSRASEQIAAAMVFLLKNEPQEALARLEQAVGWLDRSLSAPPCPTHGHKGQGTGD, from the coding sequence ATGCTATCTAAAACCAATCAAATCAATGAATTTAGCGAATTAGAATTAGCCCAAGCCCTCATGGAAAGGCTGAGTATTTCTCCTAACGATTGGCATCGCCTCAAGTCTAACCGCAATTCTCGCGCTAGTGAACAAATTGCCGCCGCTATGGTATTTCTACTCAAAAATGAACCACAAGAGGCTCTGGCTAGGCTAGAACAAGCTGTTGGTTGGTTAGATCGTTCCCTTTCCGCTCCTCCCTGTCCGACTCATGGACATAAGGGACAGGGGACTGGTGACTAG
- the asnS gene encoding asparagine--tRNA ligase, whose protein sequence is MVNQRIAEILRSGQPDESLVVQAWVRTKRDLKGFAFIEVNDGSSLANLQVVINQDLPDYEAILKQLNTGASVEVNGVLVASQGKGQRIELKAETVKVYGEADPETYPLQKKRHSFEFLRNIGHLRSRTNSFGAVFRVRNACSTAIHQFFQERGFLWVHTPIITASDCEGAGELFSVTNLDLKNIPRTENQAVDYSQDFFAKPTYLTVSGQLEAEVMAMAFSNVYTFGPTFRAENSNTSRHLAEFWMVEPEMAFCDLEGDMDLAEAFLQHIFSYVLEKCPEDMEFFNQRIDNTVLATAENIIHNQFERLTYTDAIKLLEKADVKFDYPVSWGLDLQSEHERYLAEQLFKKPVIVTDYPAQIKAFYMRLNDDEKTVRAMDILAPKIGEIIGGSQREERLDVLERRIVAQGMQPEDLWWYVDLRRYGTVPHAGFGLGFERLVQFMTGMGNIRDVIPFPRTPQNAEF, encoded by the coding sequence ATGGTAAATCAAAGGATTGCAGAAATACTGCGAAGTGGTCAACCTGATGAGTCTCTTGTAGTTCAAGCCTGGGTAAGAACGAAGCGCGACTTGAAGGGGTTTGCGTTTATTGAGGTGAATGACGGCTCATCATTAGCTAATTTGCAAGTTGTCATCAATCAGGATTTGCCAGACTACGAAGCAATTTTAAAACAACTAAATACAGGTGCGTCAGTTGAGGTTAATGGCGTGCTGGTGGCTTCCCAAGGAAAAGGACAGCGTATTGAATTGAAAGCCGAGACAGTGAAAGTCTACGGTGAAGCTGATCCCGAAACCTACCCATTGCAAAAGAAACGCCACTCTTTTGAATTTTTACGCAATATTGGACACTTGCGATCGCGCACCAATTCTTTTGGTGCAGTTTTCCGTGTTCGTAATGCTTGTTCTACAGCCATTCACCAATTTTTCCAAGAAAGAGGCTTTTTATGGGTACACACCCCCATTATTACCGCTAGCGATTGCGAAGGCGCGGGGGAACTATTTAGTGTCACCAATCTGGATTTAAAGAATATACCCCGCACAGAAAACCAAGCAGTTGATTACAGCCAAGACTTTTTTGCTAAACCCACCTACTTAACAGTTAGTGGACAACTAGAAGCCGAAGTCATGGCGATGGCGTTTAGCAACGTCTACACCTTCGGCCCTACCTTCCGTGCAGAAAACTCCAACACCTCCCGCCACTTGGCAGAATTCTGGATGGTTGAGCCAGAAATGGCTTTTTGTGACTTAGAAGGCGATATGGATTTGGCTGAGGCTTTTCTCCAGCATATTTTTAGCTATGTATTGGAAAAATGCCCAGAAGACATGGAATTTTTCAATCAACGCATTGATAATACCGTCTTAGCAACAGCCGAAAATATTATTCACAATCAATTTGAGCGACTAACTTACACAGATGCGATCAAACTGCTAGAAAAAGCTGATGTTAAGTTTGACTATCCTGTAAGTTGGGGCTTAGATTTACAATCAGAACACGAACGTTATTTAGCTGAACAATTGTTCAAAAAACCAGTCATTGTCACCGACTACCCAGCGCAAATTAAAGCCTTCTATATGCGCTTAAATGACGATGAAAAAACCGTCCGCGCAATGGATATCCTTGCACCAAAAATTGGTGAAATTATTGGCGGTTCACAAAGAGAAGAACGCCTGGATGTTCTAGAACGCCGTATAGTAGCGCAAGGTATGCAGCCGGAAGACTTGTGGTGGTATGTAGATTTACGCCGTTACGGTACTGTTCCTCACGCTGGTTTTGGCTTAGGTTTTGAACGACTCGTACAATTTATGACAGGTATGGGTAATATTCGGGATGTGATTCCCTTCCCTCGTACACCACAAAACGCCGAGTTTTAG
- a CDS encoding Rpn family recombination-promoting nuclease/putative transposase, whose product MYDNICKFIAENFKDDLATWLLGSPIRLTELSPTELSNEPIRADSLILLQSNDLVLHTEFQTDTDEDMPFRMLDYRVRVYRRFPKKQMRQVVIYLRKTASPLINQNRFRLEKTYHEFEVIRLWEEPTDRFMSVPGLLPFAVLSQTKDPTIVLTQVAKAVETITEQPLQRNIAAASAILAGIVLKKDVISRILRSEMMRESVIYQEILQEGKAEGKAEGKAETTRKLALNLLGIGMSLEQISQVTELSLEQVQALQKEISESEI is encoded by the coding sequence ATGTATGACAACATTTGTAAATTTATTGCTGAAAACTTTAAAGACGACTTAGCAACATGGTTACTAGGTTCACCCATTAGATTAACAGAACTTAGCCCTACAGAATTATCAAACGAACCTATTCGCGCTGACTCGTTAATATTATTACAATCAAATGACTTAGTTCTACATACCGAATTTCAAACCGACACAGACGAAGATATGCCTTTTCGGATGTTAGATTATCGGGTGAGGGTGTATCGACGCTTTCCTAAAAAACAAATGCGTCAAGTCGTCATCTATTTGAGAAAAACAGCTTCACCATTAATTAATCAAAACCGTTTTAGATTAGAGAAAACTTACCATGAGTTTGAAGTAATACGCCTATGGGAAGAACCCACAGATAGGTTTATGAGTGTTCCCGGTTTATTACCCTTTGCCGTCCTGAGTCAGACAAAAGATCCTACAATAGTATTAACTCAAGTAGCAAAAGCGGTTGAAACAATTACAGAACAACCGTTACAAAGAAATATAGCAGCCGCCAGTGCGATATTAGCAGGTATTGTCTTAAAGAAAGATGTAATTAGCAGAATTTTAAGGAGTGAGATGATGCGCGAATCAGTCATTTATCAAGAAATTCTCCAAGAAGGTAAAGCTGAAGGTAAAGCTGAAGGTAAAGCCGAAACAACAAGAAAGTTGGCTTTAAATTTGCTGGGAATTGGTATGAGTTTAGAACAAATTTCTCAAGTGACTGAATTATCTCTTGAGCAAGTTCAGGCTTTACAAAAAGAGATTTCAGAATCTGAAATTTAA
- a CDS encoding response regulator transcription factor: protein MDRSATSATAMKEPSMKDHKRLLLIDDDPNLILLVKDYLEFRGYEVITAENGREALEILEHDVPDMIICDVMMPEMDGYTFVEQVRQNERTSWIPVLFLSAKGQSADRVKGLNKGADVYMVKPFEPEELVAQVESSLKQTIRWKEHQTKGGENGSRIQVPFDVQLTPTELKVVQFVARGLANREIAEELNVSQRTVESHVSNMLGKTNLHNRTELARWAIENQMA, encoded by the coding sequence ATGGATCGAAGCGCGACAAGTGCCACTGCTATGAAAGAGCCCAGCATGAAAGATCACAAACGACTTCTACTTATTGATGACGACCCTAACCTCATCTTGCTGGTGAAGGACTATCTGGAATTCAGAGGATATGAAGTCATCACCGCAGAAAATGGCCGAGAAGCTTTAGAGATTCTCGAACATGATGTTCCAGACATGATTATCTGTGACGTGATGATGCCGGAAATGGATGGATATACCTTTGTAGAACAAGTCCGGCAAAACGAACGCACCAGTTGGATTCCTGTCCTTTTCCTGTCGGCCAAAGGACAAAGTGCAGACCGAGTTAAAGGTCTCAACAAAGGCGCAGATGTCTATATGGTCAAGCCTTTTGAACCAGAAGAACTCGTAGCGCAGGTAGAATCTTCCCTGAAGCAAACTATCCGTTGGAAGGAACACCAAACTAAAGGAGGAGAAAACGGTTCTCGTATCCAAGTTCCTTTTGATGTGCAATTAACTCCAACTGAACTGAAGGTAGTGCAGTTTGTAGCTAGGGGTCTAGCTAACCGAGAAATCGCTGAAGAATTAAATGTTAGTCAGCGTACCGTTGAAAGCCACGTTTCTAATATGTTGGGCAAAACCAATCTCCACAACCGCACTGAATTAGCGCGGTGGGCGATTGAAAATCAAATGGCGTAA
- the groES gene encoding co-chaperone GroES — protein sequence MAAVSLSVSTVKPLGDRVFVKVSASEEKTAGGLYLPDTAKEKPQVGEVVALGPGKRNDDGSRQELEVTVGDKVLYSKYAGTDVKLGTEEYVLLSEKDILAVVN from the coding sequence ATGGCAGCTGTATCTCTAAGTGTATCCACAGTAAAACCTTTAGGCGATCGCGTTTTCGTAAAAGTGAGCGCGTCTGAAGAAAAAACCGCAGGTGGTCTTTATTTACCCGACACCGCGAAAGAAAAGCCCCAAGTAGGTGAAGTAGTCGCCCTTGGACCTGGCAAGCGTAATGACGACGGTAGCCGTCAAGAATTGGAAGTAACAGTTGGCGATAAAGTGCTGTACTCCAAGTACGCTGGCACAGATGTCAAGCTCGGAACTGAAGAATACGTACTGCTTTCCGAAAAAGACATTTTAGCAGTCGTGAACTAA
- the groL gene encoding chaperonin GroEL (60 kDa chaperone family; promotes refolding of misfolded polypeptides especially under stressful conditions; forms two stacked rings of heptamers to form a barrel-shaped 14mer; ends can be capped by GroES; misfolded proteins enter the barrel where they are refolded when GroES binds): protein MAKRIIYNENARRALERGIDILAEAVAVTLGPKGRNVVLEKKFGAPQIVNDGVTIAKEIELEDHIENTGVALIRQAASKTNDAAGDGTTTATVLAHAIVKEGLRNVAAGANAILLKRGIDKATNFLVEKIKEHARPVEDSKAIAQVGSISAGNDDEVGQMIAQAMDKVGKEGVISLEEGKSVTTELEITEGMRFDKGYISPYFATDPERMEAIFDEPYLLLTDKKIALVQDLVPVLEQVARAGRPLVIIAEDIEKEALATLVVNRLRGVLNVAAVKAPGFGDRRKAMLEDIAILTGGQLITEDAGLKLDNTKLESLGKARRVTITKDSTTIVAEGNDVAVKARVEQIRRQLEETESSYDKEKLQERLAKLSGGVAVVKVGAATETEMKDKKLRLEDAINATKAAVEEGIVPGGGTTYAHLTPDLEAWANSNLKDEELTGALIVARALPAPLKRIAENAGQNGAVIAERVKEKAFNVGFNAATNEFVDMFDAGIVDPAKVTRSALQNAASIAGMVLTTECIVVDKPEPKDGAPAAAGAGGGDFDY from the coding sequence ATGGCAAAGCGCATTATTTACAACGAAAACGCCCGTCGCGCTCTAGAGCGTGGTATTGACATTCTGGCTGAGGCTGTAGCTGTTACCCTTGGCCCTAAAGGTCGTAACGTAGTTCTAGAAAAGAAATTTGGCGCGCCCCAAATCGTTAACGATGGTGTCACCATCGCTAAAGAAATCGAATTAGAAGATCATATTGAAAACACTGGTGTTGCTTTGATTCGTCAAGCTGCATCTAAAACTAACGACGCAGCAGGCGATGGTACAACCACCGCAACTGTATTGGCTCATGCCATTGTTAAAGAAGGTTTGCGGAACGTAGCCGCAGGTGCTAACGCAATCCTATTGAAGCGCGGTATTGATAAAGCTACCAACTTTTTGGTAGAAAAAATTAAAGAACACGCTCGCCCTGTAGAAGATTCTAAGGCGATCGCTCAAGTTGGGTCAATCTCTGCTGGTAACGACGATGAAGTCGGTCAGATGATTGCCCAAGCAATGGACAAAGTAGGTAAAGAAGGCGTTATCTCTCTAGAAGAAGGTAAGTCTGTAACTACCGAACTGGAAATTACCGAAGGTATGCGCTTCGATAAAGGCTATATCTCTCCCTACTTCGCTACCGACCCAGAACGGATGGAAGCGATTTTCGATGAGCCTTACCTGTTGTTGACAGATAAGAAAATTGCTCTGGTACAAGATTTAGTACCCGTTCTAGAGCAAGTAGCTCGCGCTGGTCGTCCTCTGGTGATTATCGCTGAAGATATCGAAAAAGAAGCTTTAGCAACCCTAGTAGTTAACCGTCTACGCGGTGTACTCAACGTTGCGGCTGTAAAAGCTCCTGGTTTTGGCGATCGCCGCAAGGCTATGCTAGAAGATATCGCTATCCTCACCGGCGGTCAATTAATCACCGAAGATGCTGGTCTGAAGCTGGACAACACCAAGCTAGAAAGCCTGGGTAAAGCTCGCCGCGTCACCATTACCAAAGACAGCACCACAATTGTTGCTGAAGGTAACGACGTTGCTGTTAAGGCTCGTGTTGAACAAATTCGTCGTCAACTGGAAGAAACCGAATCTTCCTACGACAAAGAAAAACTCCAAGAGCGTTTGGCTAAACTCTCTGGTGGTGTAGCTGTGGTGAAAGTGGGCGCAGCTACCGAAACCGAAATGAAAGACAAAAAGCTCCGCCTAGAAGATGCTATCAACGCAACCAAGGCTGCTGTTGAGGAAGGTATCGTTCCTGGTGGTGGTACAACCTATGCTCACCTCACCCCCGACTTAGAAGCTTGGGCTAACAGCAACCTCAAAGATGAAGAGTTGACTGGTGCTTTGATTGTCGCTCGTGCATTACCCGCACCTCTGAAGAGAATTGCTGAAAACGCAGGTCAAAACGGTGCTGTAATTGCTGAACGTGTCAAAGAAAAAGCATTCAATGTTGGTTTCAATGCTGCAACCAACGAATTCGTAGATATGTTCGATGCTGGTATTGTTGACCCCGCGAAAGTAACTCGTTCTGCTCTGCAAAACGCTGCTTCTATCGCTGGAATGGTGTTGACAACCGAGTGCATCGTTGTTGACAAGCCAGAACCTAAAGACGGCGCACCTGCTGCTGCTGGTGCTGGCGGCGGTGACTTCGATTACTAA
- a CDS encoding NgoBV family restriction endonuclease produces the protein MTYHPIANHIYKLLIQEQVIHSEGKIIFNFLNTSIEINDKSAFGYLFQEWLAEWMRQKEIKFRTTLNTQEFPDFLLEQDDNNIGLLEIKTFDYHASANFDVANFRAYCRSLKKQAYRLDADYLIFAYEFKNYRFKIQNIWLKKIWEITGKSDYYPVKCQVKQNEIVNIRPVLWYSLRAKYKPFNSRLLFVEALYQNLMQYKNTKDDSVDWLKEVKNNYLFHTGAQI, from the coding sequence ATGACATATCATCCTATAGCTAATCACATTTACAAATTATTAATTCAGGAGCAAGTTATTCATAGCGAAGGAAAAATAATTTTTAATTTCCTTAACACATCTATAGAGATTAATGATAAAAGTGCTTTTGGTTATTTATTTCAAGAATGGTTAGCTGAGTGGATGAGACAAAAAGAAATTAAATTTAGAACAACATTAAATACGCAAGAATTTCCTGATTTTCTGCTTGAGCAAGATGATAATAATATTGGTTTATTAGAAATAAAAACATTTGATTACCACGCGTCAGCTAATTTTGACGTAGCGAATTTTAGAGCGTATTGTCGTTCCTTAAAAAAACAAGCTTATCGCTTAGACGCTGATTATTTAATATTTGCTTATGAATTTAAAAATTACAGATTCAAGATTCAAAATATTTGGTTAAAAAAGATTTGGGAAATTACAGGCAAATCAGATTATTATCCAGTTAAGTGCCAAGTAAAACAAAATGAAATAGTCAACATTAGACCTGTATTGTGGTATTCTTTGAGAGCTAAATACAAGCCTTTTAATTCTAGATTGCTTTTTGTAGAAGCATTGTATCAAAATCTTATGCAATATAAAAATACTAAAGATGATAGCGTTGATTGGTTAAAAGAAGTTAAAAATAACTATTTATTTCATACAGGAGCGCAAATATAA